A section of the Harmonia axyridis chromosome 2, icHarAxyr1.1, whole genome shotgun sequence genome encodes:
- the LOC123672031 gene encoding uncharacterized protein LOC123672031 yields MECSQRGGTADGTCAAGYGTCCAFLQSCGTFVRENRTLFVNNNYPDAYDGIGTCQITMQKINSDICQYRLDFDEFLLAGPETENHICENDQLIIAGAPGSVPIICGMNRGNHIYVDAGTDPQNSMVLSVVTNGESFNRTWKIRISQIPCSSNYKADEGCLQYFSSVSGQITSFNYDPTEGLQLSNQNYGICIRQDRNFCGVQYTQCPDPDNDPIQSFTLSGNSNSNVPAMVGSTGSSNFCQSDYLIIPMVSNVGRPPSGPSANVDRICGGILSADVTLIPTTVRSGVKPFRLWFHTDGVEAPTDRDNKGFCLNYVQQPCMSSI; encoded by the exons ATGGAATGCTCTCAAAGAGGTGGAACTGCTGATGGAACTTGTGCCGCTGGTTATGGAACTTGCTGTGCAT TTCTGCAGTCTTGCGGTACTTTTGTGCGAGAAAATCGTACGTTGTTTGTGAACAACAACTATCCAGATGCTTACGATGGTATAGGTACTTGTCAAATAACcatgcaaaaaattaattcagacATTTGTCAGTACAG ATTGGATTTCGATGAATTCTTACTCGCGGGACCAGAAACTGAAAACCATATATGTGAGAACGACCAACTTATTATAGCTGGAGCTCCTGGTTCTGTACCAATAATTTGTGGTATGAACAGAGGAAACCACA TTTATGTAGATGCTGGAACTGATCCCCAAAATTCGATGGTCCTGTCTGTGGTTACAAATGGAGAATCTTTCAATAGGACTTGGAAAATAAGGATTAGTCAAATTCCTTGCAGTTCTAATTATAAGG CTGATGAAGGCTGTTTGCAATATTTTTCTTCGGTCAGTGGTCAGATAACATCTTTCAACTACGATCCGACGGAAGGTCTTCAGTTGTCCAATCAAAATTACGGAATCTGCATCAGACAAGACAGGAACTTTTGCGGTGTTCAGTACACCCAGTGTCCAGATCCAG ATAACGATCCTATACAATCATTCACTCTGAGTGGAAATTCAAACTCGAACGTACCAGCTATGGTAGGTAGCACAGGCAGTTCCAACTTCTGCCAGTCGGACTACCTCATAATACCAATGGTGTCTAACGTCGGCAGACCTCCTTCTGGTCCTTCTGCTAACGTGGATAGGATTTGCGGAGGGATCTTGAGCGCAGATGTCACTCTTATCCCGACAACTGTTAGAA GTGGTGTGAAACCCTTCCGTCTCTGGTTCCATACAGACGGTGTAGAAGCACCAACAGACAGGGACAACAAGGGATTCTGTCTCAACTACGTTCAACAGCCCTGCATGAGCAGCATTTAA
- the LOC123672032 gene encoding caspase-1-like — MASNRIGVDTVEVKVLEKNGLQSMDIGDANTYIKNENGIGDQGDAFGTTQHTYGELKARMPVERDALYYNMNHKKRGLAYIFNHEIFDIAGLKPRAGTAEDCANLKKCLSNLSFDVKEFKNLKFKAIEDHIKEASEMDHSERDCIVVAILSHGEQGIIYAKDSHYKPDHLWSYFTPDKCPSLAGKPKIFFIQACQGDKLDPGVKMNSTTETDGDVVASYRIPLQADFLIMYSTVKGFYSWRNTTRGSWFIQALCKELEAHAYETDLVSILTLVNQRVAIDYESNVPDSPVMHRQKQIPCIMSMLMRKIRFTMK; from the exons ATGGCTTCAAACCGTATTGGGGTTGATACTGTAGAAGTGAAGGTTCTTGAGAAGAACGGTTTGCAGTCCATGGATATTGGTGATgcaaatacatatataaaaaatgaaaatggtaTCGGAGATCAAGGGGATGCTTTTGGAACTACCCA GCATACTTATGGAGAGTTAAAGGCAAGGATGCCTGTGGAAAGGGATGCTTTATACTATAATATGAATCATAAAAAGAGGGGGTTGGCATACATATTCAATCacgaaatatttgatattgcTGGTTTGAAACCCAGAGCAGGAACTGCTGAGGACTGTGCTAATTTAAAGAAATGCTTAAGTAATCTGAGTTTCGATgtgaaagaattcaaaaatttgaagttcAAAGCAATCGAAGATCACATTAAAGAAG CCTCTGAAATGGACCATTCTGAACGTGATTGCATAGTTGTTGCAATCTTATCACATGGGGAGCAAGGCATCATCTATGCCAAAGATAGCCATTACAAACCAGACCATTTGTGGTCCTATTTTACTCCAGATAAATGCCCTTCTCTTGCCGGTAAAcctaaaattttcttcattcagGCTTGTCAGGGAGATAAGCTCGACCCTGGAGTCAAGATGAATTCAACTACTGAAACAGACGGTGATGTAGTTGCTTCTTATAGGATTCCACTGCAAGCAGATTTTCTAATTATGTATTCTACAGTTAAAG gTTTTTACTCCTGGCGCAATACAACTAGAGGATCTTGGTTCATTCAAGCTTTATGCAAAGAGCTTGAAGCGCATGCTTATGAAACAGATCTTGTGTCCATCCTGACTCTTGTCAATCAGCGTGTAGCGATTGACTATGAAAGTAATGTTCCTGATTCCCCCGTTATGCATCGCCAGAAACAGATTCCTTGTATCATGAGTATGCTCATGCGAAAAATTAGGTTCACGATGAAGTAG